Proteins encoded together in one Eubalaena glacialis isolate mEubGla1 chromosome 7, mEubGla1.1.hap2.+ XY, whole genome shotgun sequence window:
- the LOC133094683 gene encoding protegrin-2-like — protein MVWRADSGLGRAWNQRRRSPEAVATLERREDGGGFPHPLPSNPVRQQQGLRQVQLTAGEEIREGAGQGDLCLGHCIRPRRDIKNGPACWEETDFGTMETQRASLALGRWPLWLLLLGLVVPSASAQTLSYREAVLRTVDRLNEHFSEPNLYRLLELDPPPTADGDLDTPKPVSFTVKETVCPSTSQQPPEQCDFKENGLVKQCVGTVTLDQSKDQFDINCNELQSVRRIRFRPPRLPRPRPLPWFPPRRPFPRIPGKR, from the exons ATGGTGTGGAGGGCGGACAGTGGTCTGGGGAGAGCCTGGAACCAGAGAAGGCGGAGTCCGGAGGCTGTGGCTACGCTTGAGAGGAGAGAAGACGGCG GAGGCTTCCCTCACCCACTGCCCAGCAATCCCGTGAGGCAACAGCAGGGGCTGAGGCAAGTCCAGCTCACAGCCGGGGAGGAGATCAGGGAAGGGGCAGGTCAAGGAGACCTGTGTTTGGGCCATTGCATCAGGCCCAGGAGGGACATAAAGAACGGTCCTGCATGCTGGGAGGAGACCGACTTTGGGACCATGGAGACTCAgagggccagccttgccctggggCGGTGGCCACTGTGGCTACTGCTGCTGGGACTAGTGGTGCCCTCGGCCAGTGCCCAGACCCTCAGCTACAGGGAAGCTGTGCTCCGTACTGTGGATCGCCTCAATGAGCATTTCTCAGAACCTAATCTCTACCGCCTCCTGGAGCTGGACCCGCCTCCCACGGCC GATGGCGACCTGGACACCCCGAAGCCTGTAAGCTTCACAGTGAAGGAGACCGTGTGCCCCAGCACGTCCCAGCAGCCCCCGGAGCAGTGTGACTTCAAGGAGAATGGG CTGGTGAAACAGTGTGTGGGGACAGTCACCCTGGACCAGTCCAAGGACcaatttgacataaattgtaatgAG CTTCAGAGTGTCAGGAGAATTCGTTTCCGGCCTCCACGTTTGCCAAGGCCAAGGCCACTCCCGTGGTTCCCGCCAAGGCGCCCCTTTCCAAGGATTCCCGGAAAACGGTGA